From the genome of Variovorax sp. RA8, one region includes:
- a CDS encoding pilus assembly protein PilM — MAALGTLFSRQPAPLLGLDVSSSSVKLVELGRDASGKLILERCAIEPLERGWITDGNVEKFDEVAEAVRRAVRKSGSRTKNAALALPPSAVITKKIVLPGGMSEQELEIQVESEANQYIPFSLDEVSLDFCVIGQSANSTGDVEVLIAASRKEKVQDRQGLAEAAGLKAVILDVESYASRLATARLIEQLPGQGRDAVVALFEVGAFTTSMQVLRNQEVLYDRDQAFGGAQLTQLIVRQYGFSAEEAETKKRSGDLPDDYGSGVLKPFVASIAQEIARALQFFFTSTPHNRVDYVLLAGGSAALPGLTSAVTRQTSFACSLVNPFDGMEIGSSIREKKVRREAPSYLTSCGLAMRRFLQ; from the coding sequence TTGGCTGCTTTGGGAACGCTGTTCAGCCGTCAACCCGCGCCCCTGCTCGGGTTGGACGTCAGCTCATCCAGTGTCAAGCTGGTCGAGCTCGGCCGCGACGCCAGCGGCAAGTTGATTCTGGAACGTTGCGCGATCGAACCCCTTGAGCGAGGCTGGATCACCGATGGCAATGTCGAGAAGTTCGACGAGGTGGCCGAGGCGGTCCGGCGTGCCGTGCGCAAGAGCGGCAGCCGTACCAAGAATGCCGCCCTCGCCCTGCCGCCCTCGGCAGTCATCACAAAGAAGATCGTCCTGCCTGGCGGCATGAGCGAGCAAGAGCTCGAGATCCAGGTCGAATCCGAAGCCAACCAATACATCCCCTTTTCCCTCGATGAGGTGAGCCTGGACTTCTGTGTCATCGGGCAGAGTGCCAATTCGACCGGCGATGTCGAAGTCCTGATCGCCGCTTCGCGCAAGGAGAAGGTCCAGGACCGACAGGGCCTGGCCGAAGCGGCAGGCCTCAAGGCCGTGATTCTCGACGTCGAATCCTATGCCTCGCGACTGGCGACGGCACGGCTGATCGAGCAGTTGCCTGGCCAGGGCCGCGACGCCGTTGTGGCCCTGTTCGAGGTGGGTGCCTTCACCACCAGCATGCAGGTGCTTCGCAACCAGGAAGTGCTCTACGACCGCGACCAGGCCTTCGGCGGCGCCCAACTGACACAGCTGATCGTGCGGCAGTACGGCTTTTCCGCGGAAGAGGCGGAGACCAAGAAGCGAAGCGGCGACCTGCCCGACGACTACGGCTCAGGCGTGCTCAAGCCCTTCGTTGCGAGCATCGCCCAGGAGATCGCGAGGGCGCTGCAGTTCTTCTTTACCAGCACGCCGCACAACCGCGTCGACTATGTGCTGCTGGCGGGCGGGTCGGCGGCATTGCCGGGCCTCACCAGCGCCGTGACGCGGCAGACCTCCTTTGCCTGCTCGCTGGTCAATCCCTTCGACGGCATGGAGATTGGAAGCAGCATCCGCGAGAAGAAGGTGCGGCGCGAGGCGCCTTCGTACCTGACCTCATGCGGCCTTGCCATGCGGAGGTTCCTGCAGTGA
- a CDS encoding type 4a pilus biogenesis protein PilO, translating into MATQRASSNIDFAGGLQRFGDQFRGLNPNDPSVWPPVPRYALCVLVTALVLVALWFVWLTNSNDELEAERAKEVALRADYQKKVGQAANLELLKKQREQVQQYVTLLEKQLPSKAEMDALLSDINQAGLGRSLQFELFRPGQVVVKDYYAELPIAVRVTGRYHDVGSFAADIANLSRIVTLNNLAVVPGKDGMLTMDATARTFRYLDDEEQAAQKRAVAGAKKK; encoded by the coding sequence ATGGCAACCCAACGCGCATCCTCCAACATCGACTTCGCCGGCGGTCTGCAGCGCTTCGGCGACCAGTTCCGCGGACTGAATCCGAACGACCCCTCGGTCTGGCCCCCGGTGCCGCGCTACGCGCTGTGCGTGCTGGTTACTGCGCTGGTCCTGGTGGCCCTGTGGTTCGTCTGGCTCACCAATTCGAACGATGAGCTCGAGGCCGAGCGAGCCAAGGAAGTCGCGCTCAGGGCCGACTATCAGAAGAAGGTGGGTCAGGCCGCCAATCTCGAATTGCTGAAGAAGCAGCGCGAGCAGGTGCAACAGTACGTGACGCTTCTCGAAAAGCAGCTCCCGAGCAAGGCCGAGATGGACGCCTTGCTCTCCGACATCAACCAGGCCGGGCTCGGCCGCAGCCTGCAGTTCGAGCTGTTCCGCCCGGGCCAGGTGGTCGTGAAGGACTACTACGCCGAGTTGCCGATTGCCGTGCGCGTGACGGGGCGCTATCACGATGTGGGTTCCTTCGCGGCTGACATTGCCAATCTCTCGCGCATCGTGACCTTGAACAACCTCGCCGTGGTCCCCGGAAAAGATGGGATGCTGACGATGGACGCCACGGCGAGGACCTTCCGTTACCTGGACGACGAAGAGCAGGCGGCGCAGAAGCGCGCTGTGGCGGGAGCGAAGAAGAAATGA
- a CDS encoding pilus assembly protein PilP has protein sequence MSRLALALCVGVAAVGLSGCMGSDQEELQQWMAEQRANVRPTVPPITEPKKFTPQAYTEATAFEPFNMQKLTQALRRDSAQPSTSGLIAPELARRKEALEAFPLDSMAMVGSMNRNGQPVALVTVDKLLYQVRVGNYLGLNYGRITRISETELALREIVQDAAGEWIERVATLQLQERSK, from the coding sequence ATGAGCAGGCTTGCTTTGGCGCTGTGCGTCGGCGTTGCGGCTGTCGGCCTGAGCGGCTGCATGGGCTCGGACCAGGAAGAGCTCCAGCAATGGATGGCCGAGCAGCGCGCGAATGTGCGCCCCACGGTGCCGCCCATCACGGAGCCGAAGAAATTCACGCCCCAGGCCTATACGGAGGCCACTGCGTTCGAGCCCTTCAACATGCAGAAGCTCACGCAGGCCTTGCGCCGCGACTCGGCCCAGCCGAGCACTTCCGGTCTCATCGCGCCGGAGCTGGCGCGCCGCAAGGAAGCGCTCGAGGCTTTTCCGCTCGATTCGATGGCGATGGTGGGCAGCATGAACCGCAATGGTCAGCCGGTCGCCCTCGTCACCGTCGACAAGCTGCTCTACCAGGTTCGGGTCGGAAATTATCTGGGACTTAACTACGGGCGCATCACCCGTATCAGTGAAACCGAACTCGCCTTGCGTGAAATCGTGCAGGACGCCGCCGGTGAATGGATCGAACGCGTGGCGACGCTGCAGTTGCAAGAGAGGTCGAAATGA
- a CDS encoding PilN domain-containing protein, whose protein sequence is MILINLLPHREAARKRRRETFYATLGASAVAGFLIAGGAYLWFQAQISSQQGKNSFLQAEIKKLEAEIKEISTLQAEIAALRARQQAVEDLQGDRNMPVHLLNELVRQLPDGVYLTSMKQDNQTVTLLGQAQSNERVSELLRNLGNNSPWLVKPELVEITSGNVNLSPRDQRRVANFTMRIGLKRPTDAQKPAGAGGAPASAAGKG, encoded by the coding sequence GTGATCTTGATCAACCTGCTCCCGCACCGTGAGGCTGCGCGCAAGCGCCGTCGGGAAACCTTCTATGCGACGCTGGGCGCCTCCGCCGTGGCCGGCTTCCTGATCGCGGGCGGTGCCTATCTCTGGTTTCAGGCCCAGATCTCCAGCCAGCAGGGCAAGAACAGCTTCCTTCAGGCAGAGATCAAGAAACTCGAAGCCGAGATCAAGGAAATCTCCACCCTCCAGGCTGAAATTGCCGCCTTGCGCGCGCGCCAGCAGGCCGTCGAGGATCTCCAGGGCGACCGCAACATGCCTGTGCACCTGCTCAACGAACTCGTGCGGCAACTGCCCGACGGCGTCTACCTGACGAGCATGAAGCAGGACAACCAGACCGTCACCCTCCTGGGTCAGGCGCAGTCCAACGAGCGGGTCTCGGAACTGTTGCGCAACCTGGGTAACAACAGCCCCTGGCTGGTCAAGCCGGAGCTGGTGGAAATCACCTCCGGCAATGTCAATCTGAGCCCCCGCGACCAGCGGCGCGTGGCGAACTTCACGATGCGCATCGGGCTCAAGCGGCCCACGGATGCGCAGAAGCCCGCCGGCGCGGGCGGTGCGCCGGCGTCGGCCGCAGGCAAGGGCTGA